A portion of the Lolium rigidum isolate FL_2022 chromosome 1, APGP_CSIRO_Lrig_0.1, whole genome shotgun sequence genome contains these proteins:
- the LOC124676910 gene encoding oil body-associated protein 1A-like, with protein MAASCHDVDPVPGKPTETGTSLLETATGAIQGFAPVNQIHQHLCAFHFYGDDMTRQVEAHHFCAHLNEDVRQCLIFDGPDAGARLIGLEYIVTEELFLTLPDDEKPLWHTHEFEVKGGVLFMPGVPGAVERRDLETVAKTYGKTIHFWQVDRGDALPLGLPQIMMALTREGQLRQDLADCVEKKFGVSFQKERENRAYMTGPAHGIHPLANAAGKGLKTSIREVDLPDPTTRARVFT; from the exons ATGGCGGCCTCGTGCCACGACGTGGACCCGGTGCCGGGGAAGCCGACGGAGACGGGGACCTCGCTCCTCGAGACCGCCACCGGCGCCATCCAGGGTTTCGCGCCGGTGAACCAGATCCACCAGCACCTGTGCGCGTTCCACTTCTACGGGGACGACATGACGCGGCAGGTGGAGGCGCACCACTTCTGCGCGCACCTCAACGAGGACGTGCGGCAGTGCCTCATCTTCGACGGGCCCGACGCCGGCGCGCGGCTCATCGGCCTGGAGTACATCGTGACGGAGGAGCTCTTCCTCACCCTCCCCGACGACGAGAAGCCGCTGTGGCACACGCACGAGTTCGAGGTCAAGGGCGGCGTGCTCTTCATGCCGGGCGTCCCCGGCGCCGTCGAGCGCCGCGACCTCGAGACGGTCGCCAAGACCTACGGCAAGACCATCCACTTCTGGCAGGTCGACCGTGGCGACGCGCTCCCGCTCGGCCTCCCGCAGATCATGATGGCGCTAACCCGGGAGGGCCAGCTCCGGCAGGACCTCGCCGACT GTGTGGAGAAGAAGTTCGGCGTGTCGTTCCAGAAGGAGAGGGAGAACCGGGCGTACATGACCGGCCCGGCGCACGGCATCCACCCGCTGGCCAACGCTGCTGGGAAGGGCTTGAAGACGAGTATCCGCGAGGTTGATCTCCCGGACCCGACGACTAGAGCCAGGGTCTTCACCTGA